The nucleotide window CCAATAAAGAGCCGATGACCCCGGAGACCATGGTGAAGGTTGGGCGGGCGGCCGCTCATCTGTTAAGGGGATCGACAGAACGACCGACGATCGTCATCGGAAAGGATACGCGGCTGACAGGCTATATGTTGGAGACGGCTTTGACCGCCGGTATCACCTCGATGGGGGTCGATGTGTTGCTGGTCGGTCCGCTGCCGACGCCGGGCATCGCGTTCATCACCCGGAGCCTCCGGGCCGATGCCGGGGTGGTAATCTCGGCCTCTCACAACCCGTACGAGGACAATGGGATCAAGTTTTTCTCCTGCGATGGCCTGAAGTTGCCGGATGCGATGGAGCGGCAGATCGAGGTGTTGGTCTGCAATGGAGAAATCGACGGGATCAGGGCGGTTCCGAACGAGATCGGCAAGGCTTATCGGATAGAGGATGCCGTCGGCCGCTATATCGAATTTGCCAAGAACACCCTCCCCAAGGGTATGACGTTGAAGGGGATGCGGGTCGTGGTTGACTGCGGCAACGGTGCGGCCTACAAGGTGTCGCCGACCATTCTGCGGGAGTTGAACGCGGAGGTCGTATCGCTGAACGTGCAACCCGACGGTACCAATATCAATAAGGGGTGTGGGTCGTTGCATCCCGAGGGGCTGCGGCGGGCAGTGGTACAGCACAAGGCCCATATCGGATTTGCCCATGACGGGGATGCAGACCGGGTCCTGTGTGTGGACGAACAGGGCGAGTTGGCGGATGGGGATCATATTCTCGCCCTCTGCGCCCTCGATCTGAAGCGGGAGGGTCGCCTGTACGACGATACGATTGTTGCGACGGTAATGAGCAATATCGGCCTGGAACTGGCGATGCAGGAGGCCGGAATCAAGGTCGTACGAACCGCGGTGGGCGATCGGTATGTGCTGGAAGAGATGCTGGCCAAGCGATACATGTTGGGGGGTGAGCAGTCCGGACATATCATCTTCCTTGAACATCATACGACCGGAGACGGAATCGTCACCGCCCTGCAGGTGCTGGCCACCATGCGGCGTTGTGGAAAGCCGCTTTCGGAGCTGAAGACATGTATGACGTCGTACCCGCAGGTTTTGATCAACGTGCCTGTCTGGCGTCGGACTGCCGTTGAAGAACTGCCACTGGTCCAGGAGGCGATTCGAGCGGCAGAGGCGGGGATGAGGGGCAAGGGACGGATCCTGGTTCGGCTGTCCGGTACGGAGCCGGTGGCCCGTGTGATGGTGGAGGGCGAGGAACTCACGAAGATCGAGCGCGTGGCGCGAACGATCGCGATGGTCATCGAGAGAGAACTGAGTTGAAGGCGAGTTCAACGTTCAAGGTTAGGGGCACGAGGGGTGACGGATGGTTGGATTGTGTGTGAATGTCGATCACATCGCGACGATCAGGCAGGCGAGACGGGGCGAGGAGCCTGATCCGGTGCAGGCGGCGCTGATGGTCGAGTTGGCCGGCGCATCCGGAATCACCGTGCACCTGCGCGAGGACCGTCGGCATATTCAGGACCGGGATGTCGAGTTGCTTCGGCGAGTGGTGAAGACGAAGCTGAATCTGGAGATGGCCGTGACGGAAGAGATGATCCGGATTGCCTCGGCGCTCAAGCCGGAGATGGCGACGCTCGTTCCGGAACGACGTGAAGAGTTGACGACTGAGGGAGGGTTGGACGTCCACGGGCGCATCGATGAGGTAAGCCAGGCGGTGCGCCGCCTGCGGGAGGGCGGCATCTCCGTCAGCCTTTTCATCGATCCTGAATCCCATCAGGTCTCGGCTGCAGCGCAGGCCGGCGCCGACTTTGTCGAGCTGCATACCGGATCCTATGCCGAGGCGAAAGACCCGAAGGGTCAACAGGCCG belongs to Candidatus Methylomirabilota bacterium and includes:
- a CDS encoding pyridoxine 5'-phosphate synthase, with the translated sequence MVGLCVNVDHIATIRQARRGEEPDPVQAALMVELAGASGITVHLREDRRHIQDRDVELLRRVVKTKLNLEMAVTEEMIRIASALKPEMATLVPERREELTTEGGLDVHGRIDEVSQAVRRLREGGISVSLFIDPESHQVSAAAQAGADFVELHTGSYAEAKDPKGQQAELTRLIRSAHTGRELGLRIHAGHGLDYRNIGSVAVIPEVEELSIGHSIIARAVLVGLERAVREMRAAMEIRQGVGCRV
- a CDS encoding phosphoglucosamine mutase, with product MRKLFGTDGIRGVANKEPMTPETMVKVGRAAAHLLRGSTERPTIVIGKDTRLTGYMLETALTAGITSMGVDVLLVGPLPTPGIAFITRSLRADAGVVISASHNPYEDNGIKFFSCDGLKLPDAMERQIEVLVCNGEIDGIRAVPNEIGKAYRIEDAVGRYIEFAKNTLPKGMTLKGMRVVVDCGNGAAYKVSPTILRELNAEVVSLNVQPDGTNINKGCGSLHPEGLRRAVVQHKAHIGFAHDGDADRVLCVDEQGELADGDHILALCALDLKREGRLYDDTIVATVMSNIGLELAMQEAGIKVVRTAVGDRYVLEEMLAKRYMLGGEQSGHIIFLEHHTTGDGIVTALQVLATMRRCGKPLSELKTCMTSYPQVLINVPVWRRTAVEELPLVQEAIRAAEAGMRGKGRILVRLSGTEPVARVMVEGEELTKIERVARTIAMVIERELS